DNA from Neoarius graeffei isolate fNeoGra1 chromosome 17, fNeoGra1.pri, whole genome shotgun sequence:
aaaggccctcactgaccacggggctcgaacccggaacctttttgctgtgaggcgacagcgctaaccactacaccaaagtGCTGCCAAAGAAGCTGCTCAAAAAGCTGCCGATAAGATATGAAagagaatacaaaaaaaagaaattcacgaTTGACATCCTAACCGAACCTATGCTATGTTTTCATTCTTTTCCAGTTCTGAAACCAAATCAACTAAGCAACTACATCTACAGCTTTATTCAGTCAGTAAAAGTTATTCGACATCGCACCAACTATTAAACAAAAACTGCTATCTAAAAACACTATAAAAAACACTATATATACATACAAATTGTaagaagagtgctctgagagcataatatcccccgctggcaactacatctatgctataagtgcttaatacaccctcatgaaattgttgaagtacaagtttggtaatccagggccataactctggtgaaatgtGACCGAATTAAATGAAATTGTAATATACACattatcgacatataacaaagaatcccgtcaagtttggtgaaattcctccaaaatttgtgagaggagttgatgtcagaaggcaagcacactttcatgaaattgtcaaagtacatgtTGGGTACTCAAGggccacacacatcacatcacatcacattatctctagccgctttatccttctacagggtcgcaggcaagctggagcctatcccagctgactacgggcgaaaggcggggtacaccctggacaagtcgccaggtcatcacagggctgacacatagacacagacaaccattcacactcacattcacacctacggtcaatttagagtcaccagttaacctaacctgcatgtctttggactgtgggggaaaccggagcacccggaggaaacccacgcggacacggggagaacatgcaaactccacacagaaaggccctcgccggacccggggttcgaacccaggaccttcttgctgtgaggcgacagcgctaaccactacaccaccgtgctcaagggccacaactctggtaaaatgcgaccaaattgaaATATGCAtattatcgacatataacaaagaatcctgtcaagtttcgtgaaattccttcaaaatttgtgagaggagttgatttcagaaggtgagtacccttccctggacagatggatggacagacagatggacagacatcgccatgacataatccccgttcgggcctttcggccagcgggggataaaaaaaaaatgcatgctaTAAACAAACACCActacaatttttttttgaaaacagCCCCAGAACGACCATGAcatattaattaaccaagtaccgaaGAGCcttaattttaaacattttgtccCAATTAAGtgaagggtgcacaaacttttccccctgaactacactaccgttcaaaagtttggggtcactttgaaatgtccttatttttgaaagaaaagcactgttcttttcaatgaagatcactttaaactaatcagaaatccactctatacattgctaatgtggtaaatggctattctagctgcaaatgtctggtttttggtgcaatatctacataggtgtattgatagttttcacatgatgtcacagagtcggggattccctggtggcggccatcttggaggactagcttaccgtacgggtcactgagcacacattgtagcgtgcgagttacattcatttatatattatttacatttatttaaagctagcaatggtgcaaacttgttgtattcacggctgtcgtaataggtcagatgatgaagtcaagcggagcttttatggaattcccactgtacgggagcacgaaggcgagcaaacaaacaaactcagcatacaaaggagaaatctgtggctcgcgagaatcaaccgcaaggattatcagccttccaaacacagcaaaatctgctccgatcattttataagtggtaagttgtttaaataaacaatcaattgtgtttaagtttgtttttggaaaccaaaacatcatgtgaacaatctctggagaatgcctaactggaaccgctgagtgtacgtttacattgtaatgtacacttaatatcgctcgtttgtcacgtctcTATTTGAaacgtgtcacttcactcacgcaagggtcatttttgaaaaacattttaggtctactctgtagtcctgagcggtgtgcaggactgcgcaaatgtgcgcagcttcccgatttaaactgttttttttctcatccttatacttcctgtttcatggactgtaacggatttgcttatttagtaattttaatacagaatttactttgaaattataatcagacactccaacgccccccctaaaaaaaaaaaatcggatctgcgcgattcaggaggcatccgccaaaaggcgcgctgtgaatatataaagttgtatatatcagacagcctttaaagtttgatgaagtcagtttcaggctttggagcaggctttggcagtttcaggctttggcagccctgcatagtcacttgaaaatgcatctttgtccacttcgtaggggtcaattcccccaatcaaggccagtttggctgcataccgtgaaatgtgtatctatatactacttctgtttgcttgattttgctgacattgatctttattttagaaaactgactatataacttcataaattcgtccgagataatgtagccagtagtggcgatggtccgttttgtttgccctccaagatggcggctggggggcgttccccgaaaactatctatagaggcccatttccagcaactctcactccagtgttctaatggtacaatgtgtttgctcattgcctcagaaggctaatggatgattagaaaacccttgtacaatcatgttagcacagctgaaaacagttgagctctttagagaagctataaaactgaccttcctttgagcagattgaggccaagtttacattagaccgtatctgtctcgttttctttgcggatgcactgtctgtttacattaaaacgcttggaaacgggaatccgccagggtccacgtattcaatccagatcgtgtctggtccggtgctgtgtaaacattgagaatacgcggatacgctgtgctgagctctagctggcgtcgtcattggacaacgtcactgtgacatccaccttcctgattcgctggcgttggtcatgtgacgcgactgctgaaaaacggcgcgcacttccgccttgtatcacctttcattaaagagtataaaagtatgaaaatactgcaaatactgatgcaaatactgcccattgtgtagttatgattgtctttaggcttgccatccttccacttgcaagtggtaagtgacgcgcatgcccgacatgcactgagatcacacacacagcggctcagtcccaaatcagtgcttgtgtgcttcactcgcgcgctctgtgagctgcgcagggccggagtgcgcaccctccagagggcactcgctgttcagggcggagtgatttggagcgcaggatgcctgcggagccgagcgtatccgtgtattggcgttgctgtgtgcacgcgaatcgtgtattggcgttgctgtgtgcacactaatcgttttaaaaatgttaatctgatgatccgctgatacggtctaatgtaaaccccacctgagtttctggagcatcacatttgtggggtcgattaaatgctcaaaatggccagaaaaatgtcttgactatattttctattcattttacaacttatggtggtaaatacaagtgtgacttttcatggaaaacacaaaattgtctgggtgaccccaagcttttgaacggtagtgtataccatGTCCAACATGGAAAACCAATCAAACGATTTAAACACATGGCTTCCTGTATCCTGTATTTTACACACAAAGCTGcttaaaataaaatatccagctcaGGCACCGTCGTGTGAGTCTCTAGAACGTTCAAGATGAATGAAAGAAAGTGCAGGAAATGtgcgttaaaaaaacaaaaacgtgaAAAGGCAGCTGTACGTACTGTACTGTATGATGTGTGATGGTGGAGTTGATGGTGGAGCTGTTTTGGCTGCACCCCCACCCACTGGGTTGTAGGAGCTTGCAGACGGCCAGAAGACGTGGCACTCTGCGCTCGGGGGTGGGGTTGCAAGCCTGAGCATGCAGTAACAGACTGTCTCACAAATATCATGTATATTCTCAAGATTTCTCAGGGATATCTTCACGACTGTATTTTCTCTGCATGACTTTAATGACCATATGAATGCTATCGATGtccaatggggggaaaaaaaaacccctctcaaACTGCAAAAGGTACACTTCAGTTTAGGGCATTACACAAGACGTGATGATGCCTTAGATACCGGTACACCTTTGACACGTTTCAAGGCCTGATCTGATTACTGACAGCATATATTCTATCATCTTCCAAATTCAGATCTGAAAATCTGGACAAAGGACCTGTGAGGCTTTAGGACCTCAGAGAAGCAAGCTCACTTCCGAACCTCTGGTCATTTGATCCAGTGGGAGGTCTCTGCCTCAGCTTCCCAAGGAAAATCCACACGTCCTCATTTGAATATTCCGGCACAAACTTCCAGAACTTTCTTCCCAGCAGTATATAAACATCTAGAAACCGTTAGTTTGCAGCAGGTCAGCGCGAGATAAGAAGATCAGAGTCAGAGCATCAGAGCAGCTGTGAAAAGTAAGACTTTTAGAAGCTGTGCTTTTATTCTTTTGTGCTGAACTGATAACAAAGGCTTTGCTTTTGCTTGCTTGTTAAATGCTTATGCATTCAAGATCATAGTTTGGGTATTTTTCTCTAATAACACTATATCTGTACATAATGCATAGTAGATAAAAGGCTGCAGAGATATTTGCATTTGTAGAAGCAAAAATTTACTTGCTTTTACTGCACATTTTGACCTTCTtggttgtgtgtgtttttatgctAAGTGGGACAGGAAACATTTCTCTTAGTAGTTGATTAAAAATCTTCTGACAATAGGGGAAAGAAATTAGAGCATGAATCCTTGAGAATCCTTACACCAGAAAGAAATTGTGTTAAGCATGAAATTAAAAAGGATAAGGAAGGATCAGAAAATCAAGACTAGACAAATTTGCAAGTCAACTTGTTAAAAAATGGtcctgtgtttaaaaaaaaaaaaacattttgcgttAACATATTTTAATATTCATCATACTAATCTGTGTTAAAACCCTAACGCAGTGTCATTTGTGTTACGATTTCAATCAGATTTAAAGAAACCAATAGGGAGTGGCCGTGTGTTGCCACTAAAATCACGGCACTTCCTCTGGAATCCTGTTACTGTTCCACTATGGcatctctgattggtcagaagttatttttttttctttcccgagACTCTCTAGCCAATACGAGAAGTCTACGTGTCCTTTCTTGTGTGTGCATGAAGTACCAAGTTGGCATACAAGTTTGCATGGAGCAAAAGTTTTCAGAACGCATACTAACtactatatataaataaaaaaaaaaaaagaaataattgaTTTCATTTTAATTGAGGCTGCTCTGCTGAATCAACAATATCTGTGCACCTTTTTGTTCTGTAGATTACCCAAATGCACTTCTTGTCTTTCAGAATGAAAATCGAAATCTTTGACAACACTATGAAAACCTTTCAAGGTATTCCAGccgatgaaaaaaaaaccccaaaaaacccgCAACatacaaaaatattaaaatacagtatatacagGAAATGAAAAGGCTGTCGTCAGACGTAGCCTCAGGCAGTGCTTTTGTTCCTTTTGTATGCTCGTGCAGCATGCTGGGTCACATCATTAACGACTTCAAAGGAAAATTAGCATTCTTAAGGCTGCTAGAATGCTTGACACAGTTTCCTGACCTGAAATCGTGACCTTTGAAATACCAAAAGACTTATATTTGCATTCCTGTTTGGACAGTCGCTACTCCTTTATGTAACACAGATGCCCTAGTTACAAAAGCAACCTACTTTTTACAAATACAAATGAAGCTTATCATGAACTGAGACAAAACAGAAATACAGGCAAATGACACACATACATACTCAGCATAAAtattatatattttgttttcactACAAATAACAGGCACTGATTCTCTTTTGTACTTTTTATTCCTCCAGTTTCTCAAACTTGCCCAAATACAAAGCAAGAATGTGGGTGACCAACCTCGTTACTCTGTGCCTTTTGGCCGTGGCTTCCTCAGCTGAGGAAAAGAAACTCAGCACCCATGCGACTTCCCTGGCCGACACTAGCAGCCAACTTGCTTTCAACCTGTACCATACCTTGGCCAAAGACAAGGATCTGGACAACATCCTGATCTCCCCTGTGGTAGTCGCATCCTCTCTGGGCTTGGTTGCCCTTGGAGGAAAGTCCTCCACTGCCTCACAGGTCAAGACTGTCCTAAAGGCAGATGCGCTGAAAGACGAGCATCTGCACACAGGACTGTCCGAACTACTGAATGAGGTCAGTGACCCTGTGGCCCGCAATGTCACCTGGAAAATCAGCAACAAGCTGTATGGCCCCAGTTCTGTCACCTTCGTCGATGACTTTGTGAAGACCAGTAAGAAGCACTACAAGTacgatcactccaagatcaaCTTCCGTGACAAGAGAAGTGCGATCAAGTCCATCAATGACTGGGCTGCCAAGTCCACCAATGGCAAGCTGCCAGAAGTCACCAAGGATGTGAAGAATACAGATGGTGCCATGATAATCAATGCCATGTTCTTCAAACGTAAGTGGGCATTTAAAGCTTGGGCATGCCTTACAGGATCAAATACAAACCACTGTTCCAGTTTCTAAATTAATTTGTGCTTCCACAGCTCactgggatgagcagtttcatcaTAAGATGGTTGACAACCGTGGGTTCCTTGTGTCCAGTTCCTTCACTGTGTCTATCCAAATGATGCATCGAACAGGTGAGATCAACATCCATTTATTCATTAGATAAGGAATAAGGAGTCCTCAGAGGTCACACTAACATTTGCATCTTCACAGGTCTTTATGGCTTCTATGAGGACAAAGAGAACAAGCTTTTTGTGCTCAATATGCCTCTGGCCCACAAGAAATCCAGTGTGATTTTCATCATGCCCTATCATGTGGAGCCCCTGGAGAGGTTGGAGAAGCTTCTGACACGGGATCAGCTGAACACCTGGATGAGCAAGTTGCAGGAAACAGCAGTGGCCATTTCTCTGCCTAAAGTCAGCATGGAAGTCAGCCATGATCTCCAGGTAGGCATGACCGCAATGTGTTAGTCTAATTAGATATACATAGGAAGTCAGCCCCATTGGGTGGCATGTTGGTGCAACTCTTGGCTCTGGGGTCCCTGATTCAGACTTGCACTTGGGTTACTGTCTATGTGGAGTTCTCTAGGCTTCTCCCAGTTGGTaggattggtgactctaaattgcctcaaggtgtgaatgagtgtgtgtatggtgacTTACAATGGGCTGGTGTTTTCCTGTCTTATTCAGGGTGCATTCCTGTCTCATGCTGAATGTTCCCACAACCCTGAACATGATACAGTGCTTACtgcaaataaatgaatgaaactaAAGCCATTACTGTATATAATATTCATTATGATTTGCTCTTTTCATAGAAACACCTGGGAGAAATTGGTCTCACAGAGGCAGTGGACAAGTCCAAGGCTGATCTGTCCAACATCTCTGGCAAGAAAGATCTCTACCTTTCTAATGTGTTCCATGCATCTGCTTGGGAATGGGACACAGATGGTAACCCATTTGACACCAGCGTTTTTGGTACAGAAAAGCTCAGGAACCCCAAGCTGTTCTATGCTGACCATCCATT
Protein-coding regions in this window:
- the serpinh1b gene encoding serpin H1b, which translates into the protein MWVTNLVTLCLLAVASSAEEKKLSTHATSLADTSSQLAFNLYHTLAKDKDLDNILISPVVVASSLGLVALGGKSSTASQVKTVLKADALKDEHLHTGLSELLNEVSDPVARNVTWKISNKLYGPSSVTFVDDFVKTSKKHYKYDHSKINFRDKRSAIKSINDWAAKSTNGKLPEVTKDVKNTDGAMIINAMFFKPHWDEQFHHKMVDNRGFLVSSSFTVSIQMMHRTGLYGFYEDKENKLFVLNMPLAHKKSSVIFIMPYHVEPLERLEKLLTRDQLNTWMSKLQETAVAISLPKVSMEVSHDLQKHLGEIGLTEAVDKSKADLSNISGKKDLYLSNVFHASAWEWDTDGNPFDTSVFGTEKLRNPKLFYADHPFIFLVKDNQTNSILYIGRLVRPKGEKVRDEL